The Macaca mulatta isolate MMU2019108-1 chromosome 19, T2T-MMU8v2.0, whole genome shotgun sequence sequence CAGGAAATGCAATTTGGCCTTAATTTATGCTGCACCCAATGCCGACTGCCAAGAGGGATGTGAATGCTGACACCCGTCCCCGACAGACTGATAAGGAGCAAGCCATGACACCATGTAGCAAAAGGCAACGGCCCCACGGGAACCTGCCCGCGCCAAGATGCCGCTTGGCTCTGACTTGATTCTGACTGAAAGTGCAGCTTGTCTGAAGGTCAGGCCTCAGATGTGTTTCTTCCACTCACAAAACCTGCGTGCCCTTCGGCCTACCTGGAGGTCGACCCCTACAGGGTGCTAAGACCTCTGTGCAGAGAAATGGCTGGACACAGGCAAGGGGAGGCAGGCACAGGATCTCCCACTGTGGACGGTGCAGAGAACAGCAACAGAACTGGAGGCTTCCCCTAGGGCCCCCCCACCCCGCCTCGGACCCCAGCAGGCATAGGAAAGAAATGGCTGGCTTCCGCcccgcggtggctcacacctgtaatcccagcactgcgggaTGGATCCCGCATCCACCTGCATccagccgaggcgggtgggtcacctgaggtcgggagttcaagaccagcctggccaacatggagaaatcccgtctctgctaaaaccacaaaattagccggacacggtgacccacgcctataatcctagctactcgggaggctgaggcaggagaatcgcttgaacccgggaggcgagattgagccactgtactccatcctgagcaataagagcgaaactccatctcaaaaaaaaaaagaaaagaaaaagaaaaaaaaaaatggctggttTCCCAAGCTGCTCCCCCGAGACACACCCACCAGGAGAACAAAAGCCTCTCCAGGCAAGTCCCCCTCCTAATCCCTGGGACCTGTGGCCTGGCCCACCTCACTCAGCCAGAGACTGAAGGTGCTACGAACGAAGGACCCTGAGGTGGGTGAACATCTTGTGTTATCCGGGGACCCAATGTCCTCGCAGGGTCCTTTAAAGGGGGAGGCAGGAAGGTGAAAGTCAGAGAGACCAGAAGAGGTTGTACTGTGGCCGTGAAGGGGAGGAAGGGGCCCTGAGTCGAGGGATGCCGGCGCCTCCAGATGCTGGGAAAGGCGGGCACTGACTCTCCCCTGCAGCCTCCAGgaggcccagccctgcccacagcTTGACTTGAGCCCTCTGATTTGGACTCCGAGCCCAGCGCTGAGAGACACCGTGCTGCTTGAAGGCCCATGGGGAACGAACGCAGCCTCATTTGGTGATGAGAGTGCAGTGGAGAACACACTGCCCACTGGCTGTACCTGCGAAGGCGGAAGGCCCGTCCTCTTCCCAGGAGCCCTGCAGGGACAGTGGGAGGCCGGGACTCAGGCTatggaggaggtgggagggctCACCGCAGGCAGCTGCCACCTTTCCCTTGAAATCATATCAACATTgtgcccattttaaagattacatttaggggccaggcgcagtggctcacgcctgtaatcccagcactttgggagaccgaggcgggtggatcaccaggtcaggagttcaagaccatcctggccaacatggtgaaaccctgtctctactaaaaatacaaaattagccaggcatgggggcacgcacctgtaatcccagctactcaggaggctgaggcaggagaatcgcttgaacccaggaggcagagaccacaccactgcactctagcctggcgacagagcaagactctgtttaaaaaaaaaaaaaaaaaattacatttagggccaggcttggtggctcacgcctgtaatcccagcattttggaaggccaagatgagcagattgcttgaattcaagaccagcctaggcaacacggcgagaccctgtctctacaaaaaattcaaaaaattagctgagcgtggtgactgcgtgcctgtggtcccagctacttgggaggctaaggtgggaggatcttgagcctaggaggtcaaagcttcagtgagctgtgatcacaccaccgccttccagcctgggcaacagagcaagatcctgtttctaaaacaaataaaattaaggagCATTTAGACAGGAGGACCGATCCGTGTGTCCGTTTTGGACCACCCAGAACTCTGCGCAACTGTGCGCAGAGCCACGAGGTGCGGGCAGGCACGGGAACATCACACAGAAGCCACAGATGGGGCAGCCAGGCTCTTCTTTGCCTGTGCCAGGCCACAGCCGAGGCATTTCCAGGAAACGTCACCCCATGTGCCCAGCAGGCGCAAAGGGGCCCACTCTGGCACCATCTCACAGCCAAGGACCCTGGGAGTCAGCAAGGGCACCCGACTGGGATCAGCAACAGTGGCTGCCGGTTCCTCTGCACGGGAAGGGCCAGCTCCCAGGCCAGGAGGATGCTCCCGGCAGGGCAACGGCCAGCTGGGGCTGGGTGTCAGCCCACACCGagggggagggcagtggaggCCAGCAGCACGCTCAAGGGCACCCTGCCCTCCCAGCCCACTTCACTGAGGGAGGCTCCGGCTCCTCCCTGACCCAGCTGGCTGTAGAGCACGCCACCCCTGCCATCCGCCTGGTGAACAGGGCAACTAGTGCCAGCCCTCCCCCAGCCCCGGAAGTCCTGGCTGCCCAGTGACGTGGAGAGTCCAGGCCAAGGCCACTGTGGAGTGAGCTGCAGAGATTCATGGCGGGGGAGGTGACAGAGCACAACTACTGAGGAGGGGCAAGGCCAGGTCATAACGGGGATGCAGAGAGGAGGAAGAGCCCGCCTAACGGGAAGGCTCTCCTCCCCAGGCAAGGGTGGGCAGCAGAGAGACTGGGCCCCAGGAGGGCAGGCGGGGgtggaggagactgaggcatctGAGGGGCTAAGGATAAGGGACTCTACTCAGGGGCTTCCACCTCCTTTCCCTGGACCCCAGGGCTCTAAGACACAGCCTGCGAGATCAACCCAGGCCAGGGGAGCCAAGAGTCATTGGCAATACACACACCAGCCGGCAGACACCCTCAGGCCCTTCCcaaaggaaggaaattcagacCTCCGGACATTGTGAACTCTGAAAGGAGAGACCATTTCCCCACCCAAAAGGTGCTTCTGGAAGGTCTTGGAAGGAATAGCACCTGCCTCCCAGGAGTGGAGCCAGGCCCCCAAGCAGAGGGCAGCACCAGGGCACAGGTGATAAGGGTCCAATCTGGGGAAGGTGGCCTTGTCTTTCTAACTAGAAGCCTGTGTGAGTACTTGTTTTGTTGTTCTGTGGAGACAGGcattgcccacgctggagtgcagtggagccatcatagctcactgaagctgtgtctccccggctcaagcgatcctcccgtctcagcctcgcaagtagctgggaccacctgcgcgctccaccacacccagcgaattcttttctttttttggtagagacgggggtctcactgtaactgcccaggctggtctcaaacttctaagctcaagcaatcctctcgcctgggcctcccaaagcacggCTTGTCTTACAAGGGCTATGAAACCTACCCCAGCCTTCAGCCAACAGGTGGGAAAGGGCAGGGGCACCTGGAGGCCGGAGCGGCACACTCTCCAGAGGGCGTTCAGCATTTCCACTCCGGGGTGGAGGCTGCTACCGCCTCCACAAAGGCTGCACCAAAAAGAAAGCGGGTCCAAGAAGACCGAGGTCAGGATCTGCACCAaggcctcccctccctcctccctctggtTACTGGGCTCCCCCGCCCTGCAGCCTGTGACCCGCTGGTGCtggaaggcagagtcctggcctGGGCACTCCAGCCAGGTCTGGGAGTTTCACACAGGAAGCTGCCTGGGGGTTGGCCATGGCTGCCTGCAGCTCAGAATAGGGGGCACGGGGTGCTGAGCCCCTGAAAGGTGACCTGAAGCTGGTACGCACCACTGCCTCCCTGGGCCACCCCGTCCCACTCTGCCCGAGGGAGCTGGGTCTGGGTACCTGTCAGGACTGGAAAGGTCCTAGGGTGGCATCTACTTGCCGCTGGGTGCCCTGGGAGTCCACCCGGGGGTCACATCTAAAGGACGactcggccaggtgcggtggctcacacctgtaatcctagcactttgggaggcagaggcgggcagatcactgaggtcaggagtttgaaaccagcctggccaacgcggtgaaaccctgtctctactaaaacatatcaaacaaaaaaattagccaggcctggtggcaggcgcctgtaatctcagatacttgggaagctgaggcaggagaattgcttgaacctgggaggtggaggttgcaatgagccgagatcgcaccactgcagtccagcctgggcaacagagcgagactccgtctcaaaaaaaaaaaaaaaagcacccagAAGGCCCAGTCCCTGTTCCAGGAGACCGCTTGGTGGGCCCTGGAGGCCTCTCACTGCAATCAGGCATCAGCAGGACTGGCCCCTCCAGCCCAGGCAGTGGGCCCCGCACACTGGCCCCGAACAGGCCAGGCAGGAATCCCAGGAGGAAACAGACAGTCCCTCCGGCCTGGGGCTTAGCCGGACACTGGCACGACAGATAAGCAAGACTCCTCCCAACCTAGCCCCCAGGGGAGCCATCTGGGCGGCCTgaggctttgaagatggaaacaGGAGAGAGCATTCCCAAAACAGCCACAGCGGCAGAGGACGCACGGGGCTGACCCTCGTGAAGCGCAAGGCAGGGGTTGGTTGTATCCACGAGAGCGCCCTCCCCATGACAGACCTCTCTGGGAAGAGGGGTCTAGAGGACAGTACCCCTGAAGCCCACCTCCTGTGTACGGCAGAGTAACCATAAGGTCCCCACAAACGGCCATACGTCCATTCTGGGGGTCTCTGCTCCTGgggcctcccctcccaccctcacGGCGGGACGTCCTCCAGCCCCATTCCTGGACATGCAGGTGCCCGGGGCCCTCTAAGCACAGCCCACTGGACAGATAGGAACCCGCTGCTCAGAGGCAAAGGGACCAGCACTCCGCACCCAGAGGCGGCCCACAGCTCCTGGACCACAAGGGGCAGGAACAGGGTCACCTGGAGACGGCTTAGAGGAGGGGTCCAGCCAATGCTGGGGGCCTGGACCTCCACCACCCAGCGGCTTCCAAGACCCTCCCTGAAACCCAAGGTGGCCCAgctctgccccacccccacaccaGACTCCGCCCAGACAGCAGAGCTTGCGGTAGAGGCTGGGCTGTGCCTGCAGCGGCAGCGCCTGGGGTCCACCCCATGGCCCACAGGGTCCTCCTCCACCCGCAGGGCTGAGATCTGAGCCTCCCCTCTGCTCCAAGGCATGGCACCCCCCACCTCGACAGTGCAGTGCCGGGGCTGCCCAGCAGGTGGAGTCACACAGCAGGGTacaggggagaaaaagaaaaaggtcctGGCCTGACCAGGGACCACCAGCTCCGCTCTCTGAGGCATCCTGGGCATTTATTCACCTCATGGGGTGGCCGTCCCCTCGTGCCATGACTGGATGCGCTGCTGTCCCAAGGCGTACAGCTCAAGGTCAGGGGACAGGGTCGGTAACCAGGACAGAGGTCAGCTGCCTTTCAAAACAATGTAGAAAcaggctgggctgggcgcggtggctcacgcctgtaatcccagcactttgggaggccgaggcaggcggatcacgaggtcaggagatggagaccatcctggctaacatggtgaaaccccgtctctactaaaaatacaaaaaaaaaaactagccgggcgaggtggcgggcgcctgtagtcccagctactcagaggcgggagaatggcgtgaacccgagaggtagagcttgcagtgagccgagatcgcgccactgaactccagcctgggagacacagcgagactccgtctcaaaaaaaaaaaaaaaaaaaaaaaagaaacaggctgggcgcagtagctcacgcctgtaatcccagcactttgggaggtggagcccgaggccgaggcaggtggatcatttgaggtgaggagtttgagacgagcttggccaacatggggaaaccccatccctactaaaactacaaaaaattagtcgggtgtaggggtgcctgtaatcccagctacttgggaggctgaggcaggagaatcgcttgaacccagaaggcagagtcttcagtgagctgagatggtgccactgcactccagcctgggcaacaagagcgaaactccatctcaacaaaacaaaacaacaacaacaaaaaaccagccggggacagtggctcacgcctgtaatcccagcactttgggaggttaaggcgggaggatcacctgaggttgggagttcaagaccagcctgagcaacatgcagaaaccctgtctctactaaaacaaaatacaaaattagccgggcgtggtggcgcatgcctgtaatcttagctattcgggaggctgaggcaggagaatcgtttgaacccgggaggtggaggttgcagtgagccaagatcgtgacattgcactccagcctgggtgacagggcgagactccttttcaaaaaaaagtaaaaataaaaataaactgaaacagAAGGGTACAAatggcaaaggacaagaactggAAGGGAGGGGCCTGTCACCACATGATGGGGCGGGGCCAGCGGGGCCTTCTCCCCTGTGCCTCTCCACCCCTGCCAAGAGCCCACCTTGGCTGTGAGCCACTTCCATGGTCCACACAGAGCAAGTTAAGAGTCCAGctctcagccaggcacggtggctcacacctgcaaccccagcactttgggaggccgaggcaggtggattgcccgagctcaggagtttgacaccagcctgggcaacacagtgaaactctgtctcgaccaaaatacaaaaaatcagtcgggcgtggcggcgtgctcctgtaatcccaggtattcgggaggctgaggcaggagtatcacttgaacccgggcggtggaggttgcagtgagccgagatcataccactgcacttcagccagggcgacagagcgagactctgtctcaaaaaaaaaaaaaaaccagtccaGCTCTCAGCTCCTCCTCATCCCAAGGTCTTTTTTGTCCCCAAAGCACATTTCCCAGTGGGTGTTTCCAGGGTTCCTGTGCTCCCCATCGGGCACAGGGGACTAAAAGCATCCACGAGCCCTGCAGCCTCTTCCAGAAGCTCACAGAGAAACTGAAGTGGGCACCCCTGCGGGGCACTGCCCCTCAGCCAGAGGTTCACATGTTCCGAGGATGGGTGCCGTGGCGCCTAAGGAGAACCCCGCACACCAGGGTGACTGCAAGCACGAGCTGTTTTTGTCACTTGGTGACCTGTGTGCAGGTGCTggggggcggcggcgggggcgcTGGCTGACAAGGTGGGCCAACCCCGGCCCCATCATTCATTCCTCCAGCACATATTCTCTTAATACCTGCCCAGGACCTCAGAGAGGGCACACAGCCTGCAGAGCGCAAAGGGTAGGGCCCTCCTTCCCTGTCTCGTCCACTCCCCCAAAGTCCATTTCCTCCAGGCAGCCCTCCAAGGTCCTCCCTGCAGAAGCAGCAGTGCCGGGCATGgtgcctgggacacagaggtggGAGGCATGGTGGAGCCCTCACCTCACTCCGCCTCCTCGGCCAGGGCACACAGGGCTGTGGCCACCTCGGGCCTGCCCAGGCCCACTTCCATGGCTTTCAGACCCTGCCTCCCTGGGGCCTGCTCCTGAGGCAGTGCTGGCTCCCTTTTGGTCTCTGAGGGCCTCTGAGCCACCatgagaggaggagggaggggtctCAGAAAAACGGACTGTGACCTGTGACCGTTAACAGGGTGCAGATGGACCTATCGCCAGGACAAACGGACAGGCTGGGAAGCCACAGGGCGGGGATACGCTTGGAGTGCACGCCGGACCCACACCCCCAGGCACACACTCTCCGCCACCTTCCTGGTCCTGCCCCCGCCAGGCTCTTCTGGGCACCCCAGGCTTGATGGAGTTGGCCCAGGGCACGTGTCTGCAGAGatatgaggaaggaaggaaagtgggaaggggaaggaaacactGACCCAGAGGCGCAGGCCCCTCCATGCCCGCGGCACATCGACTCTCCAGACGTGAGTCTCTGTGGGAACAGGAAGAGACTGCAGAAAGCCAGGAGTCGCACACTGCCCAACGACGGCagcactcccaggctggagacaCATGAGACAGCACGTCAACAGTGAGCCCCCGTCGGCCACGAGCTCCCAAGCAGCCCCAAGCGCAGAGCATGAGAACATTCCAGGCTTTCAGCAGGCTGTCTCCATCCCCAGAGCCCACAGCCCTAATCCCACTTCCAGCCACAggcaaactcctactcatcctccAAAGCCCAGCCCAGTAATTGTGTGCTTGGAAACACTTGCCCCACTCCCCTACAACTCCGAGTGACACCCGGGCCCACCCCACGTCACCCACTCCACTCCCTGCAACTCCCAGTGACAGCTGCCCTCTCTCCTGGACCCGGGCCCACCCCACGTCACCCCCTCCGCTTCTGTTTCCCGAGTCTCCTCAGCCTAGACCCACAGACATTGAGTCCAGATGGACCCAGAAAGGACCTTGGAGGGCAACAGGACCAGCTCCTGGCTTTACAGAGAACACTGAAGTTCTGTGGAGTGTGTGTCCAGGCTCAGCCCACAGCTCCTCCCGAGTCCTCCCACAACCACTCCTTTCCTGAGGCCGGAAGCAAGGCAGGTCCCGGAACCCCGGCCTCCAGGCATGCAGCCTGTCATGGGACAGGAGGCGCTCTGTCCTTGCAGCCGTTCCCAAAAACTTCTCAGAGCCTAAGGAAGGGACAGCCCCGAAACAGCCAGTGCACATGGGGCTCCTCCAAGGGTCCCCGAGGACTCGGCTATTAGCAGAGGAGGAAAGGTGACGTGAGAGGTCCCCATGAAGCTCAGGGACCCCCAGGATTGCCCTGAGAGGCTCCTGGCTCCCTGGGACCCAGGTGTCTCCTTCTAtcctgtttatttccttttcaggtttttgctttttgttctgCCACAGATCACACCAACAGCGTACCCACTGCGTGGACGGCGTGAGGAGCAAGCCACGGCCCTCGCACCCAGCGCTCCCCCCAAACCTGCCTGCTCCCCTCCAGGGGCTGCTCTGCAGAAGGGATTCTGAGGGTGGAGGAGGACAGCGTTTCCTCGTCAAACTGAGGCCTGCTACGACACAGCCTGCACGTTTCCTGTCACACTCAGATGCCACGACCCCATTGTGCACAAGGAGCTCACGGAGGTTCAGGAAGCAACAGGCTCAAGGGGGTAACgcccagcaggtggaggctggAGCCTTCCTAGCGAGCTCTGCCCCACAGAAAGCCAAGCAAGATGCCTTCATTCCGGGCTGTGGTCTCCAGAGGGGCAGAGGCCGGCCACTAGCACCAGCGCCTCAAGTCTGCAGTCCCTGGAGGAAATGGTAAAGCTGCAGAGGGctctgggggggggggggcacgGGGGGCGGCTCAGGCACCACAGGAGTCCCCGGAACCCCTCCCAGCTGGCACACTTGTCCCTGCTGACCCCAGCCCCAGCGAGCTGCTCTGcctctcctgtctcaggctctggGGGCAGGGACGGTGCTTCTCAGGGCCTCTGCCTCTCCCTATAGGCAGACCACCAGCTCAGCCATCCCTctcgaaaacaaaaaaacaggcccagcgcagcggctcatgcctgtaatcccagcactttgggaggctgaggca is a genomic window containing:
- the LOC144336966 gene encoding uncharacterized protein LOC144336966, which translates into the protein MGLLQGSPRTRLLAEEERSHQQRTHCVDGVRSKPRPSHPALPPNLPAPLQGLLCRRDSEGGGGQRFLVKLRPATTQPARFLSHSDATTPLCTRSSRRFRKQQAQGGNAQQVEAGAFLASSAPQKAKQDAFIPGCGLQRGRGRPLAPAPQVCSPWRKCPQSLAAETAEEAGRAPVHPHPAQHPQSPATRTQMQFWSRLEPQLGRRQWPHPEPLALGRQILNPTAGSLRTGAVCPAHTSATHLAV